A portion of the Malania oleifera isolate guangnan ecotype guangnan chromosome 3, ASM2987363v1, whole genome shotgun sequence genome contains these proteins:
- the LOC131152080 gene encoding uncharacterized protein LOC131152080, with protein MCLVVVCDEEERVVGRQVAPGACPYCGGVVELVDVQRQWNLCFLPLFFNTKRRFYCTLCSRRLVLHSP; from the coding sequence ATGTGTTTGGTGGTGGTGTGCGACGAGGAGGAGAGGGTGGTGGGGCGGCAGGTGGCGCCGGGAGCGTGCCCATACTGCGGGGGGGTGGTCGAGCTGGTGGACGTACAGAGGCAGTGGAATCTGTGTTTCCTCCCTCTCTTCTTCAACACCAAGCGTCGATTCTACTGCACTCTCTGCTCCAGGCGCCTCGTTCTCCATTCCCCCTGA